Proteins from one Gimesia maris genomic window:
- a CDS encoding prenyltransferase/squalene oxidase repeat-containing protein — protein sequence MSETISCQRIQAAYQRSRAELLSLRNSTGHWTGELSTSALSTATAIMALEMIRRKRLPADLSLNTYIDNGIRWLAEHQNSDGGWGDTVKSFSNISTTMLCHAVFHATKSTEQYVSHVVNARQYIDRVGGVEAVVARYGKDKTFSVPILTHCALAGLVKWKTIPALPFELACLPARFYKTVRLPVVSYALPALIAIGQVRHHFCKPRNPITRLIRKLAVKRSLKKLISIQPSNGGFLEAAPLTSFVTMSLAGMGLTDHPVVQKGLQFLLDSVRPDGSWPIDTNLATWTTTLSVNALEGTLAEFEKTPIREWLLQQQYKELHPYTSAEPGGWAWTDLPGGVPDADDTPGAILALLNLQPDEPDTQQPADLQVALRNGVKWLLDLQNSNGGWPTFCRGWGALPFDQSAADISAHVIRALQAWLQTEPESAEAELRLRAERAVRKCFKYLATVQRPDGSWLPLWFGNQHVENDENPVYGTARVLAAYAQGEQCGSIQAEQGILFLKSVQNLDGGWGGATSAPSSVEETALAVDTLLALGLEPADPVVAQGLNWLSGRVENGTYTETTPIGFYFAKLWYFEQLYPIIFTVSALHRAETVLKKSADDNLRLSLEEEDYPIMSVKEK from the coding sequence ATGAGTGAGACCATCTCCTGCCAGCGAATTCAGGCAGCGTACCAGCGATCACGTGCGGAATTACTGTCGTTACGTAACAGCACGGGGCACTGGACGGGAGAACTTTCCACTTCCGCGCTCTCTACAGCGACTGCCATCATGGCTCTGGAAATGATCCGTCGAAAGCGACTTCCCGCGGACCTGTCCCTCAACACTTACATCGATAACGGTATCCGCTGGCTGGCGGAACATCAAAATTCCGACGGCGGCTGGGGCGATACCGTCAAAAGCTTCAGTAATATCTCAACCACGATGCTGTGTCATGCTGTCTTTCATGCGACCAAAAGTACGGAACAGTACGTTTCGCATGTTGTCAACGCCCGACAGTACATCGACCGGGTCGGAGGAGTAGAAGCGGTTGTCGCCCGTTACGGAAAAGACAAAACCTTCTCGGTTCCCATTCTGACCCATTGCGCTCTTGCCGGCCTCGTTAAGTGGAAGACGATTCCTGCACTCCCCTTCGAGCTCGCCTGTCTGCCGGCCCGATTCTATAAAACGGTGCGACTTCCGGTTGTCAGTTATGCGTTGCCCGCGCTGATTGCCATAGGGCAGGTCAGGCATCATTTCTGCAAACCGCGCAACCCGATCACCAGACTCATCCGTAAGCTGGCAGTCAAGCGCAGCCTGAAAAAACTGATTTCGATCCAGCCTTCGAACGGTGGTTTTCTGGAGGCGGCACCGCTTACCAGTTTTGTGACCATGAGTCTGGCCGGCATGGGCTTGACCGACCATCCCGTTGTGCAGAAAGGATTACAGTTTCTGCTCGACTCGGTCAGACCCGATGGCAGCTGGCCCATTGATACCAACCTCGCTACCTGGACCACCACGCTCTCTGTAAATGCCCTCGAAGGCACACTGGCGGAGTTTGAGAAAACACCGATCCGCGAATGGCTGCTCCAACAGCAATACAAAGAACTGCATCCTTACACTTCGGCAGAGCCGGGAGGCTGGGCCTGGACCGATCTGCCCGGCGGTGTACCCGATGCCGACGACACCCCCGGCGCCATCCTGGCTTTATTAAACCTTCAACCGGATGAACCCGATACGCAGCAGCCAGCTGATTTACAGGTGGCACTTCGCAATGGTGTCAAATGGCTGCTCGATCTGCAGAACAGCAACGGGGGCTGGCCAACGTTCTGTCGAGGCTGGGGTGCGCTCCCCTTTGATCAAAGTGCCGCTGATATCTCGGCGCATGTGATTCGCGCATTGCAGGCCTGGTTACAGACGGAACCTGAGTCAGCAGAGGCCGAATTACGTCTTCGAGCGGAACGTGCTGTCAGAAAATGCTTTAAGTATCTGGCGACGGTCCAGCGTCCCGATGGGTCCTGGCTCCCGCTCTGGTTCGGAAATCAGCATGTCGAAAATGATGAAAATCCGGTTTACGGTACCGCGCGGGTCCTGGCTGCCTACGCCCAGGGAGAACAATGTGGTTCAATTCAGGCAGAACAGGGCATCCTGTTTTTGAAATCCGTCCAGAATCTCGATGGAGGCTGGGGGGGCGCAACCAGTGCTCCGTCCAGCGTAGAAGAGACGGCACTTGCCGTGGATACGTTACTGGCACTGGGGTTGGAACCTGCGGACCCCGTGGTCGCTCAGGGGCTTAACTGGCTGTCAGGACGGGTTGAGAACGGTACCTATACAGAAACAACGCCGATCGGCTTTTACTTTGCGAAGTTATGGTATTTCGAACAACTTTATCCAATTATCTTTACTGTTTCAGCCCTGCATCGTGCAGAGACCGTTTTGAAAAAATCTGCGGATGACAATTTAAGATTGTCGCTTGAGGAGGAGGATTACCCTATAATGAGCGTTAAGGAAAAATAG
- a CDS encoding ATP-binding protein: MAEKKLTVVISQAQGKNPAKRELEESLAAALLMEPDIEVSLVPHLYDLSADHTGTLFLQALRGNLVVLSWLYPRANHWILDRLGVRGQEGVVLLKEEVDEDEEEAQKEKAPPFENPERLKTIPDRKIYSIDLRVSSSTEDYLTEIRRIASDAQVQTFQLMDMIQQSPRPAQIEKYLKPLDILQGQKNNTIAKEEAPQLEPTKRRWYPVIDYGLCTNCMECIDFCLFGVYGVDQGGQILVEEQDSCKKGCPACSRVCPENAIIFPGHKTPGIAGADGEVAGLKIDLSKLFGAPDALEMAARERDVELVAEGRDAVGMSVGIPQRTKISQETSDELDELIDSLDALDL, from the coding sequence ATGGCTGAGAAAAAATTGACAGTGGTGATCTCGCAGGCTCAGGGAAAAAATCCCGCCAAACGTGAGCTGGAAGAATCCCTGGCAGCGGCGCTCCTGATGGAACCTGATATTGAAGTTTCTCTGGTTCCCCATCTCTACGATCTTTCCGCCGACCATACCGGAACACTGTTTCTGCAGGCACTGCGCGGCAATCTGGTGGTTCTCTCCTGGCTCTATCCCCGCGCCAATCACTGGATCCTGGATCGCCTGGGAGTCCGTGGTCAGGAAGGGGTCGTCCTGCTCAAAGAAGAAGTGGATGAAGACGAAGAGGAAGCACAGAAGGAAAAGGCACCCCCTTTCGAAAATCCCGAACGACTCAAAACGATTCCTGACCGCAAAATTTACTCGATCGATTTGCGCGTCAGCTCCAGCACTGAAGATTACCTCACGGAAATCAGACGTATTGCCAGTGATGCACAGGTTCAAACGTTTCAGCTGATGGACATGATCCAGCAGAGCCCGCGTCCCGCTCAGATTGAGAAATATCTCAAACCGCTGGATATCCTGCAGGGGCAGAAAAACAACACCATCGCGAAAGAAGAAGCACCACAACTGGAGCCCACCAAACGTCGCTGGTACCCGGTCATCGACTATGGCCTGTGCACCAATTGCATGGAGTGCATCGACTTCTGCCTGTTTGGCGTGTATGGCGTGGATCAGGGCGGTCAGATTCTGGTAGAAGAACAGGACAGTTGCAAGAAAGGCTGTCCTGCCTGCAGTCGCGTCTGTCCTGAAAACGCCATTATCTTTCCGGGACACAAAACCCCGGGGATTGCCGGCGCGGATGGTGAAGTCGCCGGCCTTAAAATTGATCTTTCCAAGCTTTTTGGGGCCCCCGACGCACTCGAGATGGCTGCCAGAGAAAGAGATGTGGAACTTGTCGCCGAGGGTCGCGATGCCGTCGGTATGTCAGTCGGCATCCCCCAACGCACTAAGATATCACAAGAGACCAGCGATGAACTGGACGAGTTGATCGACAGTCTTGATGCCCTCGACTTATAA